In Flavobacterium hankyongi, the genomic window TTAACGTTGAGTATTTTTTATTTAAAAATTGATAATTTTGTAAGAAAAATATCAATTTATATATTAAGAATTACATTTAAACGATTTTTTTACACGCTTTATCGAAATATTTATATTTTTACATAACAATAATGTTAATACTCTAGTTATGAACAAGATGAGCTTCAAAGAAAAATGGTTTTCGAAAAAAATTTTCTGCTACCTTTTTGGTCATAAACTAGTTACAACACGAAAAGTTACAAATCACTTTAGTGAATATCAATGTGTTCATTGTCAGTTGGAGCTTACAAACGATATTAAGGGAAGTAAAACTTATCTTACTCCTGAATTGAAAGAAGTGAATGAAACTTTATTACAGTTTTATAAAAAAAAGCACCATCATTTATCAGCTTAGCATATTATTGTTCAAAATAACCTATTACCTCCTTAAATACCATGAATCCTCAACTCACAAGTTGAGGATTTTTTTTGTAACATTTATAAAACTATTTCGTCTTACTTTTATCAATCAAAAAACAATTATTTTGGAAACAATCTTAACAATTACAAATCTTAACAAGGTTTACAATAAATATGTTCATGCTGTAAAAAACCTATCTCTGGAAATACACAAAGGCAATGTTTATGGTATCCTTGGTCCTAATGGTTCTGGAAAATCAACAACACTTGGTATAGTTCTTAATGTGGTAAACAAAACATCTGGTGATTACCAATGGTTTGAAGGAAAGATGCAAACTCATGACGCATTAAAAAAAGTTGGAGCTATAATTGAACGTCCTAACTTTTATCCTTACATGACTGCTAAAGAAAATCTGGAGCTAGTTTGTAAAATAAAAAACATCCCTTTTACTAAAGTTCAGGAAAAACTAGAAATCGTTGGATTAACTGAGCGAATGAATAGTAAATTCAGCACTTTTTCTTTGGGAATGAAACAACGTTTAGCAATTGCTTCTGCTCTATTGAATGACCCTGAAATTTTAATTCTTGACGAACCAACAAATGGTTTAGATCCTCAAGGAATTCACCAAATTAGAGATATTATAAAACTTATCGCCTCTCAAGGAACTACAATTTTACTTGCCTCTCACCTTTTAGACGAAGTAGAAAAAGTGTGTTCTCATGTTCTTGTTCTCAGAAAAGGGGAAATGTTATATTCAGGAACTGTCGATGGAATGACAAATAAGCAAGGATTTTTTGAACTAAAATCTAAAGACAACAATGAACTAAAATCTGTTTTAGAACATCATTCATCAGTAGAAAAAATAACTGAAGAAGAAGGAAAGTTAATGGTTTATCTAAAATCAGATCTTGAATCAGAAGAACTTAATCAATATTTGTTTCAAAAAAATATTGTTTTACAACATTTGGTAAAACGTAAACATAGTCTAGAAGCACAATTCCTAGAATTAACAAACAATCATCAATCAAACTAACATCATCAATCAAAATGAAACGATTACTATCAATAGAATTTCAAAAAATATGGAAAAATAAAGCGAGTCGAGTATTAAGTATTGCTTACTTCGTTATTTTATCATTCATAGCACTTATTGCTTCTATAAAATTTGAAATAGGACCTATTAAAATAGACTTGGCAGAAACTGGCATTTTCAATTTTCCTTTCATATGGCATTTTAATACTTACATCGCAGCAATTCTTAAATTCTTTTTAGCTGTTGTTATAGTTTCTATGATGGCAAATGAATACAGCTATGGCACTTTAAAACAAAACTTGATTGACGGAATGAGTAAAGAAGAGTTCATAAAATCAAAGTTTTTAACTGTCTTAGCGTTTTCAGGAATTTCGACTGCATTTGTTTTTGTAATGTCGCTAATCTTAGGACTTTTATTTTCATCGTATAATGAATTTTCAATAATTTTTTCAGATTTAGATTATCTATTAGCCTATTTTGTAAAGCTTGTTGGATTTTTCTCATTCTGCTTGTTTTTAGGAATCTTAGTTAAACGTTCTGCTTTTGCATTAGGTTTCCTTTTAATTTGGAGTATTTTAGAAAATATTGCCTATGGAGTTTTAAAGTTCAAAATATTCAACGGAAGTGAAAAAGTAGATACAGCATTTCAGTTTTTCCCTTTAGAATCAATGTCTAGTCTGATAGTAGAACCGTTTACACGATTATCTTTTGTAAAAACAATTGGAACTCAAATAGGAGTTGAAAATACCAAAAACTATAGT contains:
- a CDS encoding ABC transporter permease, coding for MKRLLSIEFQKIWKNKASRVLSIAYFVILSFIALIASIKFEIGPIKIDLAETGIFNFPFIWHFNTYIAAILKFFLAVVIVSMMANEYSYGTLKQNLIDGMSKEEFIKSKFLTVLAFSGISTAFVFVMSLILGLLFSSYNEFSIIFSDLDYLLAYFVKLVGFFSFCLFLGILVKRSAFALGFLLIWSILENIAYGVLKFKIFNGSEKVDTAFQFFPLESMSSLIVEPFTRLSFVKTIGTQIGVENTKNYSVDYLSIITVIVWTAIFIILSYKILKRRDL
- a CDS encoding ABC transporter ATP-binding protein, with amino-acid sequence METILTITNLNKVYNKYVHAVKNLSLEIHKGNVYGILGPNGSGKSTTLGIVLNVVNKTSGDYQWFEGKMQTHDALKKVGAIIERPNFYPYMTAKENLELVCKIKNIPFTKVQEKLEIVGLTERMNSKFSTFSLGMKQRLAIASALLNDPEILILDEPTNGLDPQGIHQIRDIIKLIASQGTTILLASHLLDEVEKVCSHVLVLRKGEMLYSGTVDGMTNKQGFFELKSKDNNELKSVLEHHSSVEKITEEEGKLMVYLKSDLESEELNQYLFQKNIVLQHLVKRKHSLEAQFLELTNNHQSN